Part of the Strix aluco isolate bStrAlu1 chromosome 20, bStrAlu1.hap1, whole genome shotgun sequence genome is shown below.
CATTTGACGTCAGTCTAAGTTTCAAACAGCACTGAATTTATTtagctgtaaaacaaaacaaaacaaaacaaaacaaaatcctaaaaagaaaaaaaatcagaagaactTGAGTTGGCCTCAAGCGTTCATATATCacaatgaaaatcagcaactcaaCCCCGTGCAATATTGCTCTCTATTGAGTCATTCGATCCACACCAACAATACATGAGACttcaaacaggttttgttttgtttattaacaCAGCAAGTGTGACATTAGATAACCTTTTAAATACAGTACATGGTACAGTGCGGGGCCAGCTGCCCGCACTTTTCCCCATTATGAAGACAAAGCCAGCGGTGGCGGTTTATAAAAATATTGTGTTGCTACAAAAGTATAAATTAATGCTACCGGTATTAAGAAATATTAAACACATAAAACTTATAAggattaagaaaaatattcattaataCCTGTAGAAAACTCTGGcctaaaaaagatattttttgtatattttttgtatattttttttgtattttttaagatGACATGAGATTCTTGCACTCGCAGGTAGAGACACACGCAGGTGCATCTGTGGTATTGCCTAGAACATCTGCATctacagaaaggaaggaaatgcacACAAGTTACTGAGGggagggaaggtgaggagggaaaggagaacaTTAATTGTTTGCTTGATGAAACAACAAGAATTCAGCTCCCAACAGGAGGTTTCAAAAAACGAACATACAAACGAGGAACAGCTTCTCTTTTCAGACTGGCTGCAAACAAGGATTTCCTGATGGTTTGGTTTGTCGGCATGACACTTTCTAGCTACGGCGTGGACCAGAATCCTCACGGTCTGGACGATGTGCGTTCCTCCTGGACTTACAGCCTTGGCTAGTCACCTGTCACAAATTTTTTCAGTTCATCCGttatcagttttccttttaaataattaaaaaaaaaaaaaaattaaagtcccAGTAAGTTTAAAGGGACCATGGAAAACAGCTCCTAAGACTGTTGCTCCTTCCAGAATACATGTCTCCTTCCTTGAGCGGAAAGGTCCTTCTCCATagatagcaagaaaaaaaaaaaaaaaaatccctcctcccaccccccagcccactggaaaaaaaaataccatcctATCCACACACATTGCAGAGACCGCCACAAGAACCCCCAGAAGACTGAAAACAAGCATTCAAGGCTGATGAGGCTGGAAGTGTCTTTTTAAGGAACTTTGGTTGTAAAAAGCAAGGATTTGACATGCCTGTACTCATCAACTCCACTGTAAAATATTCCTATTGTTAAGGCTGCGCTGCTCACCTGGGTACCaagacacgctgaccactgtcaATGACGCTAGAACGATGGGAAGGGAGAAAATCCTTTCAGTCAGTGGTTGATGTTGTGCATCAATGAGCCATTTACGTGACCCATTTCAGAAGCTATTCTAAAAAATTCAAACTCAGCTGCCTACAGATCATCAAACCCTAAAGGGTCTACTGGATATACCGTTGTCTAATGTGAGCAAAACTCTTCTGTCAAGTTATAAAACAAAGGACTCTAACAGGAGTAGTAAAAAACCCAACtaaccagccaaacaaaaaacaaaattaaacagaaatcccccaaacattcaatatataaaattaaatttcagggCAATACACTCTCATTGGTTTACCATTTCTGGCCTAGCATAAGCAAACTATCCCACAGCTCTAACGAAGCATTCAACTTGGAGCTGTGCTTGGGTTTCtctctattttattgttttgttcaGTGGCATTTCCAGAAGCCCCAGGAAGATGATAACCCGTGGCACGGGGACAGGTCCCATGCACTGTGGAAAGGGAGTTCTTATTGCTACGGAGCAACACCTTCAGAAGTATCTGACACAGCACGTTGTGTCTCAGCCGATGTTTCTGGGTATTCCCAACGGATCCCACGGACTCACGATCATAGTGTAGCACTGAAAAtgcacagcagaagcagcaaaacatttaATACTCTCCCTCACCCCGACTCTTTCACCTTGGCAGTATAAGACATTTGCTTCTCAACTggtgttttctcctctgcccctCCTGCTGGCTGACCTCCCTCCTTCATGAAACCTGGTTAAGGTATATACTGGAGTGCTGGGAAGGGTTTGGTGCTGGTGGTGAGTGGGAGGATGTGGAGGAGGATGCTCTGTGAACCCTCCTGGACCTACTGGGCAGGACTGGCATTTTCCACCTCTACATCCAGTCTCTTTTCTCTCAGCAAGTCCAAAGCAGCCTTGTGCCTTACGGAGTGTGCTCCACGTAGCTGCACAGCCTTGTTTTAAATGATAGGACTCAAAAAACATTCCCATAACAGACTCCTCCCAGATGAACAGATTTCTCCTCCCTGAAAAGGTTTCCCAGAATTTGCctttagtgtctttttgttcattttcatccCTTTACTTCTAATTATTCCATAGGCAACAACTTGTCCCTTCCTGCGTGTGCTCCCTCTGAATGCCCACAGGAGCTCCTCTCCACCTCCTTCAGCCAGAGAGATGCAATTAGAGATCTGATTCTTTCCTCAGTACAAAGCAGCAGTCCCAGCCTTTGAATAACTCGTTGGCTGCTCTTTTACTGTCTTTTGATTTATCAGTAACTTGGTGCTGTCTACAAATGCACACAGCATTCTCCGTGAAGCACAATGTCTCAGTCACCCTGCTCCTGTGCAACAGTACGTGCTGGCTTGCCTACCCTGGGGTCCAGAAAGTGGAAATGGTCCCTCAGACTGGGAAAGGCTGAGTGGCCTCATCCACCAATATAAATGTACGCGGGAATTTCTTCTCATACTGAATTTTCTACGTTATTGCAAGCAGTTggagaaaaccaaaccaatcAACCTGAGACATCTCACTGAATACTGCATTAACTCAGATACCACAATTCAGAGCTCAAGCAATTTTCAGAAGTGTCTCCCCtctattttcagtcatttctgagCTTTGAGTGTATCTGCCACAACTTCGTTTGcaaaattcacataaggatcatGACTCCCTGAGCTGCTTCTGGACGTATTCTCTGATCAGCGGGGGAGAACACCCAGGAAGCGCAGTTAAACCAGTGCAGGTGGTTCACGTGGATGCTTAAACCAATTTATCTCAAAGCTAAACTGGTTTAACCAGCAATTAACAGACAACTGAATTAGACAAAACCTGAGCCCACAGTCAGTTTTCACAGAAAGTTTTCCAGATTGCACTAGTTCACATACAACCAAATCAGTTTTCTTAGAACAGATATGTATCTTTGATAAAAGGGAAGTTTACTTCCATCTAAAACTGACCCAGATGCAAGACACCAAGACCATCCTGCGAGCCAGAATACAACTACTGTCTGCTGCTAGAGACATGGGGAGAAGAGACAGGCACAGGAGACAAATCGGGGCTCCATGTTCTCCACTGACCCTCCGGCTGCTGTACTCACACATAAACAACcttctgttttggagagctctgtcTTTGCGTACCACCTTCTCAGTATTCTAGTAGCAAGGATCTTCAGACAGGACTGGAAGGCCCTTCATTCTTTACAGTTGGTGCTTGCTCCCCACCTGAAGATCACAACCCCTCCCAAAGCAAACTGTGAAGTCAGAAGTCTGCAAGGTCAGGCACAGAGTAAGCAGCAGAAACACAAGAATGCCTGGAGGACACATACGCTGTTTTTGTGTTCCAACACATTTCTCAAGTGCAAGTAAACAAACAAGCAGAAGGCAAATTCCTAACATGACCTACCAGAGGATGATCCTAATTCTGAGGACTTCTCCCAGCTCAAAGGGAGCAGAACCTCATAACAGCTCTGGCCAAACTAAGAGACCCTCTCCTCTCCAGTCTACCATCACAGGACGGGCAATGCTCCTTACCACACAAGTGCTGCTCCATACCACTGAGCCATCACAaaatggaatcatagaatagtttgggttggagtAACCTGGCAAATAGCTTCCAAAATTCAGACCTTGGTAAAGAATCTATGCTCCCTAGAATGCAAATCCAAGTCttgaagagggaaggagaaatagGAGCAAAAAAGCTTGGCATTTAGGGTAAATACATATGCTCCAGATGTGCTTCTCTCCTTTTAACGAAGCATTATCAGACAAAAGTCAGCCTGTGAGCAAATACAGCAAGAATAGCTCCTCTGAGCTGAACACCCTGTAACCACGTTTAAGAGTCAAGAAAAGCTGTGGCTTCTTCCACTGAGTCGCTGGAGAAGGGGGCTGGCCAACAAGCTTCTCTTCTCACCCACTTTAGGGCTTTAggtttcatcttgctttttcagCTGCTAAGTTGAGTTTTTAAGTCTTTGGGAGAATCTCACCATCACTAGTGCAACTATAACCAAAGTTGCCTTGGAGGGAACAGTCACTCGGATGGGGGAGAGGGCCAGTCCGTCCCTCTCTTTTGTTGTCACAGCAAGAAAGCTCCAGATCTGATGCTAAAACCACACTgtaaaaaggggaaggggagatggGCTGGGAGGTAAGGGTGGCTGTGGCCTTTCTGTTTGCATGCCCTGGCTGTGCAGCCATGATCCAGCTCACTGCTGTGCACAGCCTTGCATCAAATGGGTGCACAAATTACTGCAATTTTACCTCATTCTCAATTTCAGAGCTTTAAATCTGTGCTAACTCTGCTTTGTCCACTTCCCCACCCTTAATGCCTTGCAGACAGACAACACAATGAGCCTGAGTTGGCAAATCCCACAGAAGTTAGCAGCCTGTCCCTTAGCAAAGGGGTGTTGGGTTTTGGAGCTTTCTTTTCAAAGGAACGTGAGGGTTTTGCACATTCGCCTGAGCATCGACGAGCCTCAGAGTGGCTCTCAGGATCTCAGAAGAACCAAGCAAAAAGGTGTAACATATCATTAGGAGAAAGAACTATAAATCCTGTCTCCAGTTCTGCCTATCAGCTGAGCTGCACAGTACACACTGTAGCCTCAAAAGCCAATTTTGCTTTGGATTCATCCTCCAGCCAAGTTTTCTTGCTGCAGGATACCTTGTGCTTTTCAGTGggaacagcagcacagcacaaatGCTTTGTAATTGGCACACATCTCACttaggatttttgtttgtagTTTGAGACTGAGTTGTCGTTTGTTACAGGTTTCTCCTGTACCGCAAGTGCAAACAGATGTGTAACCACAGGCCCAGCTGGTGGCTGGGCAGGCAGGATTTGTAcgggagaaaataaaaccagcaagaagAAAAGTTGGCCCTACAACCAATACAACCATTTGCAAAAGCCACTGCCAGAGAAATAAGATGTCCAAGTGCCTCTGCCTTGGCAGCTCATCTTCAAGTGCTGCTACCCCTGCAGCTGTCAGCGGGGTTGCAGACTCCGTCTTTTAAGATATCCATATGCAAAACTTAGATTTAGGAGACAACTAGTTTTGCCCTGATGCCAGTAACAGTGCCAAGAGGTCAATCCAAACGCTACACTCAAGCTAACAGTAGGTCCTGTTTCCAGGCTGAAAAGGGCAAGACAGCTGGGTGCAAAGAGCTATCCTCAGTGACCTTGACCTAGGGAAGGTCTCTAGCATGCAAGCTGTTCCCCTTGGCAGGGAAGCTGTCAGTTAGTGCCTGTCAGGTTCAAGGCATCTGCACACAAAGCCTGAGAGATTGGGTTTGCCATTTCTCATGTCTTGGGACTTGCAACTCCTATTACAACCAGAGATGGGATGGGCAGATGGGATCTTGGTTTAACATCTGTTCAACAGCAGCACTTCGAAGAGGGCCCCCAGTCTCACCACTGCATTGTCAGCAACAACACCCTTGCACTGTAGAAGGGCTTCAGCCTTCAGCCTGTCTGCTTGGAGCTGAGCGAGTCCGTCCTCCTGAACCTCTGATACTGCTCTGCTGCCACTGTGCCTGCAGCTCCAGAGCACACTACTGGAAGCAGAAGAGACTACTTCAAAAATAAGAATTTGCTTCAGTTTGCTTCCAGGATACAAGTCCCAGTGATGAAAAATTAACAGTTTGGCACCAGAAGCTGGGAACTGTCCAAGAGGCACCAAACCTGACAGCCTGCAGAGATCCTGTCCAGCGGCCCATGAACTGTGCCTATGGGCACTGGACACAGCAGAGCACTGACCTTGGTGGACAGCAGAGTGACTGAGATGTTTCTGCGTTATGATGATCTCTAATTGCATTTGGGGTGAGCCAGTAAGTGTGAACGTTTAAGGGCCCATGGCCTTCCCAGCCAGAACGATTCAGCAACGTAACAAGTAGTGTAATGCACTGTAGGTATTAAAAAGACATTCGTGCTACTAGAGGAAACGATTCCAAATAAAATGGGAAGATATTCTTTGCACTCAATCAGGAGCACTTACATTCAGAAGGATCTTTGAGCCCATGCACTTCTCTAAGCTTCCTTCAAACCCCAGTTTGACAAAACTGATGATCTTTGTTCCCCTGAAAAATCATACACCTTGGTTTGTCCTTGGCCTTGTGAAGGTTATTTTGAGTGTGTGTACTGAGAAACTTTTTTACAAAAAGTTTAGGTACAAGGGTTCTCAATGGCAGCTGGCAGACCCTGGCAAGCTGGCTGGTGGCCCACAGACATCTGTGCTGTCACCACTCGCTTGCTTTTCCTGGTTTCTAGCTTTCCCATATAAGCAACTGCTGTGGTTCCCATAACGACATTATTTAATCGCAAATGGGCTACTCTAGAACAAGTTTGAGAACCCCCGATATACAAAAATTCACAGAGAACTTAATTAGCACTGGGAATTCAGAAAAGAAGTTatgctgtaaaaaaataaatccaagaaaTGTAACAATTACACACATTTTCTGCCATGAgccatttctctttgttttaaatcaaactTATAATCACTAGCTAACATGTTAAACTCAAAACCGGGAGTGGAGACAGAAGAGTAACTtttgtttttttggaaaaaacatgtatgaaaacattaaaaataaaattaaaaaaacccttaaagtCTCCCTTCCTGATTTCTAAAGATATTGGTGTTCATAAAACACAGCTGCCCTGATAACATGCACCATATGTCAAGAAGGCTGCAGACAAATGCCCTCAAGGTGTACAGTTATTCAAAGGAGCAAAGTCCAGTGCAGAACTGGTCTGTTCAATGTAGTCTGATTATCCATGGCAAGATGGCCCAGGGGACAAGAGGAGAGGTGGGGTGgaggagaaacaaaagaaacttcaAGTCACTTTAGATCTCAGCTGCCTGAAGACTTTAGAACATCAGCCTCCCATTCGTCTGCCCACTTGAAAACATTAGAAAGTCTGTCAAGTCCACACACTATCTATGGAAAGGAGCACGTTCCTGGCAGAGGGCTGTCTCTCTCACGTGCTCAGCTTTCCTTTCAaacttaattttatatatatttatatttttatatatatataaaaaagcacTTGGTTTCCAGGGGCATTCATAATGAGGTCCACAGTGTTTAGaacttaaaattctttttctttgtttggaacagtgttttaaagttttgttttaattaaaagacagTCTTAAAGCATGTTGGACTTCAAAAACATGAGTTTGTTCATGTCTTCTGGACTGAGTAGCCGTCTCCTTTTGATTAAGAGAGCCTGCTCACACATATTTACACATTCGCTTCTGGCACCAACAGCAGGCACTGCTAAGAGCCAAAAGGCTAGCTTGGCTAGTTTTGTATGCTTTTGGGTAACACACGACCAGTACTGAAACAGGTCAGGGGTGGCCTGGAAAAGAGGTTCTTGCAAATAATCATAGACTTCATTTTTCCCAAACCAGTCTTCTTCCTGAGCTGCTGTGGCTTCCCCTGCTGCCCGAGGCTTCTTGGTTGAAGGttcaaattctgtttcttctgccCAGGACTCTTTCACCTCATTGATCAACTCACAGACCTTGCCAATGATCTCTTCGTGCTGGTATGGTGGGACGGGCCGCAACTTCTGCTGAGGGTCTAAGATCATGGCTACCTTGTGTGCCGAATGAACTTTGAAGTTCTCCTTCAGCGCCTCCAAGAAGAGGTGGCAGAGTTTGCTGACTACGCCAGCATCGTTAGCTTTGGAAGTGAACAGTTTCTCCAGTTTGACGTAGGTGGGCAGTACCAGCTGCAAGGTGGGCCGGCTCTCATTGCTCAACTCAATCACCGCCTGTTTCACCGGAGCCAAAATGGCTGCCAGGTTGCTGAGCAGGTGTTTGTTCAGGTTTTGGATGAGGTTCATCTTCTTGGCCCTGCTGTAGAACTCGCAGATCTGCTCGTAGCGCTCATGGACGAGCAGGAGGGAGTCAGTGACTGAGTTCCAGCAGGGCGGGGGTGAGGTCTCTTCCAGGGAGCCAAAGGTCTCCTTTGAGAGGCCTGTGGATCCTGCCAGATCTTCACAGACGTTCAGGAGCTCGATCACTTCGTGCATATTGCGAGCCTGTAGTGTTCGCTTGTTCAGCACACTCTGCACTACTGAGTTCAAGGCACAGGCCGAACAACGCAAGCACATGCCTGCCTTGGAGAACGCAGAGGAATTGACTTTGCAGTCTGTGACGTACACCGTCCTGATCTCTGACATCACAAACTCTGAGAGCACATTCTGTACCCAGTGGTGGATAAAATCACCATTATCTCGAATGTCTACGCCCTTAATTCCCAGGACGTAGCTCTTGATGTGGTTGCCTTCCACCTGATAAGCTGTCAGGATGTAGCAAGAATCGGGGCCGATGCTCTGAGAGTGGCAAGTGACACCAATGCCAAGGCAGGCATTGCTGCCCAGGGCGCAGGTGACCTTCACCTTCACTTGGTTGTACATCCGAGGCAGATGCTTCAGTGCCAGTGTGTTGAAATTGCCAAGGATTTCGGTGACAGAGAAGGCACCATAGCGAGCTCCACTATCCACCAGGGTCTGTGCTAGTTTGATGAATTCCTTCCCGCTCACCACGCTCAGAGCCCCAAGGTCAGTGCACATCACCCTCAGGAGCCTCTCGGCAATGTTCTGCCGCTCCTTCTCTGGGATCGCGCTGTTCCCTACTGAACCACTCGCGGATGCTGCAGTGAAAtacaaggagggagagaaagtACCGTATGAGCATTGCTGCTCTgcaacaggagagaggaggaagtcacAGAACAATTCTCAGAGAGTTCCAAAGAGGTGGACCATGCCCAGATGATGGGAGAGACATCTCCAACCCTGGATTTCTTCCCCCAATGGTTTCTGGAGAGAGGAACCTCCAGACACAGGCCTTGCGCTTCCTTAGAGCAGCACGAAGCTTATCTGCATGTTTCCCCTGGTGTGGGGACTGAGACAGAGCACACACTATCTACTCACAATCCAGTGCATTAACCAATGGCATCTCTGTGGTGTTCAGTGAGGAACTGCTTAGGTAAGTTATAATCATGTGTGCCGTTTGCTACCCATATCTACGGGCTGGTGTCACAGCTTAGCCCAGCTGGAAAACCTGTCCATTTTTGTGATTTGAGCCTTTTCTTTGAGACAGTTATTTTAAGAGGAGTTGCTTCAGTGAAGCATACAACTTCCTCCACCATCTCAAACAGCGCTGAAGCCCAAGCTTCCGTTTCTTCCTCTGATTTCCAGCAACCTTGCTATTTGTGGCTGATTTCGGGCAACATGAATGTCGTTTTTGGCCACACCAGGACACAAAAGCACCATGTTTTTGTATCATCCTTCCCCCAGGCTGCTCAGCCCAAATGCTTTGGAACTGATTTCCCACAGGGCTGTATTTTACCTTTTCCCGTAGTGAAGCACAAGCTCACGGACGAGCTGGGGGTATGGCCAGATGCTGGCTGCCTGCCAGCACAGGGAGTGACAGGTTATGCCTGTGTCACACCATGATGACTGGATTAGTTTTTTAACCCCAGGCCAGGAAGTCTGACCTTGGATCAGAAGCTAACTTCTTCCAGGAGTTCCCAAATGCATCTTCCTTACAAACCTTTCCAACCACCTCCCCAGGGTTCCCAGTGCTTTTTGCATACGAGCGCTCCTGTACAGGAATTACAGATGAAATCAAGCACAGTTAGGCGAGGACAAGGGCCTTGTGCAACGCCCATCACTGCTGCACCCTCTCTGTCACTTGTTCAAAGTGGACAAGTAAGCCCAGCATGAAAGAGCAAACGCTGCTACGTACTATTGTTGGCGTTATTTCTTTGGAGCTGTGGTTTCCACTTTTCTTCAACAACAGCTAGAGGTGATCTGGGCTGGCTAGAGGCAATATTGTTCTCGTTGTCAGCTGTGGGGCAAGAGACAGGGAGGTGTTAGAAGCACAAGGTAATAATGTACACAAAGAATGGGAAACAGTACCCATCTGCTTAGCATTTACTTATGGTTCCCTTAACTAAGGTGACACCAATCCACTACGTTCTCTGGAGCTTTTAAGCAGTTTTCAGTGAGACGGCACAGTACCATCAGAAACCTTGAAAACTGTCTATGGACCTGCAACCTATCACCTCCCAAAACGTGGCTGAAATGACAATGGCTTTTTCTGTGCACCAGTGACACTGATGTCATCAGCACACCTTGAGAAATATTGCACACCAGGAGGAATAGATGTTCCTTGTGCAGCCTGACTTGTgcaatttgtttgcttttgaaattaaaggAGGTGTAACGAACATTTATCTTTCCTTTGCCTTACTGCCTCTTTCTGCACCGCAGGTGGCTTCCCTTTTCTTTACTGTTAAGTACTTTGTTTTTCAGGCTGTGCTTAACTCCTTGATATCTAAACGACCTTATTACAATCTTCATATATGGTTTCCTACCACAGTAGAGAGGGAGCCAATCTCCTCTCAGGCTGCTCACTGCTGCCTCAGactggaaacaaaaattaaaaaaaaacaagtttcTGGAGTGTGACCAAAGATCATTCC
Proteins encoded:
- the ZNF618 gene encoding zinc finger protein 618 isoform X2; translation: MNQPDGSAPAAAAGAQADESNSSGRRSSSSRECLKRSPRSPKAEGSDSVTSQSSPSEEAGMMTEVKVKTEVPDDYIEEVIWQDDTKDSKKNIKDGPGDVPAEICVVIGGVRNQQTLDGKAVERGSPVGYTRNRYSGTWIFDHALRYTSGSYECGICGKKYKYYNCFQTHVRAHRDTEAASGEGASQGNNFRYTCDICGKKYKYYSCFQEHRDLHAVDVFSVEGAPENRADPYDQAVIAADEVKEEEPEPFQKIGPKTGNYTCEFCGKQYKYYTPYQEHVALHAPIKFSRSPLFVAVKTQASQSSKKTPASINRCSTLLHRTPSGVPPASQSQMFRAPNSGSPGSKAITAESAFSRRVEGKAQNNFEETNSNSQNSSAVHSGTEKPKEKRCKQNPSETASPLISNPFPLLQKPYTCGACGIQFQFYNNLLEHMQSHAADNENNIASSQPRSPLAVVEEKWKPQLQRNNANNTSASGSVGNSAIPEKERQNIAERLLRVMCTDLGALSVVSGKEFIKLAQTLVDSGARYGAFSVTEILGNFNTLALKHLPRMYNQVKVKVTCALGSNACLGIGVTCHSQSIGPDSCYILTAYQVEGNHIKSYVLGIKGVDIRDNGDFIHHWVQNVLSEFVMSEIRTVYVTDCKVNSSAFSKAGMCLRCSACALNSVVQSVLNKRTLQARNMHEVIELLNVCEDLAGSTGLSKETFGSLEETSPPPCWNSVTDSLLLVHERYEQICEFYSRAKKMNLIQNLNKHLLSNLAAILAPVKQAVIELSNESRPTLQLVLPTYVKLEKLFTSKANDAGVVSKLCHLFLEALKENFKVHSAHKVAMILDPQQKLRPVPPYQHEEIIGKVCELINEVKESWAEETEFEPSTKKPRAAGEATAAQEEDWFGKNEVYDYLQEPLFQATPDLFQYWSCVTQKHTKLAKLAFWLLAVPAVGARSECVNMCEQALLIKRRRLLSPEDMNKLMFLKSNML
- the ZNF618 gene encoding zinc finger protein 618 isoform X1, translating into MNQPDGSAPAAAAGAQADESNSSGRRSSSSRECLKRSPRSPKAEGSDSVTSQSSPSEEAGMMTEVKVKTEVPDDYIEEVIWQDDTKDSKKNIKDGPGDVPAEICVVIGGVRNQQTLDGKAVERGSPVGYTRNRYSGTWIFDHALRYTSGSYECGICGKKYKYYNCFQTHVRAHRDTEAASGEGASQGSALLTAEREKKPLSRAVFVLPWVESTETNNFRYTCDICGKKYKYYSCFQEHRDLHAVDDPYDQAVIAADEVKEEEPEPFQKIGPKTGNYTCEFCGKQYKYYTPYQEHVALHAPIKFSRSPLFVAVKTQASQSSKKTPASINRCSTLLHRTPSGVPPASQSQMFRAPNSGSPGSKAITAESAFSRRVEGKAQNNFEETNSNSQNSSAVHSGTEKPKEKRCKQNPSETASPLISNPFPLLQKPYTCGACGIQFQFYNNLLEHMQSHAADNENNIASSQPRSPLAVVEEKWKPQLQRNNANNTSASGSVGNSAIPEKERQNIAERLLRVMCTDLGALSVVSGKEFIKLAQTLVDSGARYGAFSVTEILGNFNTLALKHLPRMYNQVKVKVTCALGSNACLGIGVTCHSQSIGPDSCYILTAYQVEGNHIKSYVLGIKGVDIRDNGDFIHHWVQNVLSEFVMSEIRTVYVTDCKVNSSAFSKAGMCLRCSACALNSVVQSVLNKRTLQARNMHEVIELLNVCEDLAGSTGLSKETFGSLEETSPPPCWNSVTDSLLLVHERYEQICEFYSRAKKMNLIQNLNKHLLSNLAAILAPVKQAVIELSNESRPTLQLVLPTYVKLEKLFTSKANDAGVVSKLCHLFLEALKENFKVHSAHKVAMILDPQQKLRPVPPYQHEEIIGKVCELINEVKESWAEETEFEPSTKKPRAAGEATAAQEEDWFGKNEVYDYLQEPLFQATPDLFQYWSCVTQKHTKLAKLAFWLLAVPAVGARSECVNMCEQALLIKRRRLLSPEDMNKLMFLKSNML